The following is a genomic window from Planctomycetia bacterium.
GTTTGGGGATCAGACTATTTCATCCCGATTTTCGGGCCCCGAATCGACCTATGGGCAAGATAGACAAGGGGATTTTCAGAATGTCCCGCGTTGCTCCCGAGTTTCTCTAGATCGGACGCCGACCGCGCGAAGTGAGTGAGCCCCCTTCGCCCACGGCCTCTTCATTCGCATGCTGCCTCAGCTATACTGGGCCCGATGTCTCAACCCGGCATGGCCAAGGCACGATGGTCGACGCCTGCAATTGCATCCCTGGTCAGCGTTGCACTTGTCATCCTGGCGTTTTCCATTGAGGGCATATGGTCACCGGATATCTGGTGGCAGCTTTCCACCGGACGACTGATCTTCGAAAGCGGCCGCGTCCCCACTGCGGATGTCTTTTCGTACACCGTGACCGGCCACGAATGGATTGAGCTTCGCTGGCTCTTTTGCCTCGGGACATACCTGGGCTGGCAATGGGGTGGGCCCGGCCTGCTCATCGCGGCAAAGGCGCTCATTCTCCTTGTAACCTTCGCGATGATTGCGTGGCCGGCGCGTCGCGCGATGAACTCGCTTGCCGGGCCGGTGCTCCTTGCGCTTGCGGTCATCGCCTCCGTCGGCCGCTTTGCCGTGCGGCCGGAGCTGGTCACCTATCTCTTCCTCGCCACGTTTGTCGTCTCGCTGGAACGGCTCGCCTCCGACCGGTGCCGGCGGGGATTGTGGTTCATGCCGCTGGCGCAGATCGTCTGGACGAACTCCCATACCCTCTTCATCCTCGGGCCCGTTGTTTGCTGGCTTTACTGGGTCGGCAGTTTCATTCGACCGGTGGACCTCGCGGAGAGCAGCCAGTGCCCGCGCGGCACGTCCTCGGCGGGCGGCCCGCGATTTTCCATCCGCGGGCGATTGCTTGCCACCGCGATGCTTGCCAGCGTCGCCTGTTTTGCGAATCCCTATTTCCTTCGCGGCGCGCTCTTCCCCTTCAAGTTATTTGCCGAGTCGCGTCAGAGTCATTTCCTCTCGCAGCACATCGACGAGCTGCGCGGCCTGACCAGCCTGCCGATTTACACATGGTCGTGGATCGTCTGGGCCGCCGCGCTGTTGTTCGTCATCGGCCTTGGCACTTTTTTGACCGAAGGCCGGCGGCACCCCGCGGCGCGGTTGCTGGTCTTCCTCGCTTTCGCCTACCTCGCGCTGACGTCGATTCGGAATCTCGCCCTGTTTTCCATGGTCGCCGCGCAGGCGGCGCTGATGAATCTCAGCGACAATGTCGCGCGCCGCGCTGTCCGAGACCCGGCTGCCCCGTTAACAAAGAGCCAGTTCACTCCGTTTGGCCAAATGGCGCTGACCGTCGCCCTGCTTTGTTTAGCATGGTACGCCGCGTCGAATCGCTTTTCGCAGTCTCAAAGCGACAACCGTCGCGCGGGCCTGGGCGTTGTCGAGCAGAACATCCCGCGACAGGCGGTCGAATTTCTCAAAGAGGCCGGAGCATCGCCGGAGGTCTATTCCTCGATGGGCGACAGCAACTATCTGCTCTGGGCCGCGCACGACAAGTTCCGCGTCTATGTCGACGGCCGACTAGAGGTCTATGGCGATGAGTTCCTGCGGGAATACTTCACGGGCCATTCGGACATTGACGCCCTTGCCGCGCGATATGGCATTAGCACCGTCATCGTGCAGCGGGATTCGTTCGGATGGCTGCTGGCCGAGCTCGCCGCCAATCCGCAGTGGGCCCTCGTCCACCTCGACCATCGCAACCTCGTCTATGTCAAAGATTTCCCGGCCAATGCAGGCCTGATTGCCCGTTACCGAATCGATCCGAATCAGCCGTTCACGCCCAGAACGCCCGAGCCGGATGAATCCATCGGTGGGTTCGCGAGGTTGATCGGCGGCGTTGGGCGTCCGTGGTATTCGGTCGGTATGGCCCGGACCTTCCTCACCTTCGGGGCCATCGACAACGCTGAAACGTATCTCGGCAA
Proteins encoded in this region:
- a CDS encoding tetratricopeptide repeat protein — protein: MAKARWSTPAIASLVSVALVILAFSIEGIWSPDIWWQLSTGRLIFESGRVPTADVFSYTVTGHEWIELRWLFCLGTYLGWQWGGPGLLIAAKALILLVTFAMIAWPARRAMNSLAGPVLLALAVIASVGRFAVRPELVTYLFLATFVVSLERLASDRCRRGLWFMPLAQIVWTNSHTLFILGPVVCWLYWVGSFIRPVDLAESSQCPRGTSSAGGPRFSIRGRLLATAMLASVACFANPYFLRGALFPFKLFAESRQSHFLSQHIDELRGLTSLPIYTWSWIVWAAALLFVIGLGTFLTEGRRHPAARLLVFLAFAYLALTSIRNLALFSMVAAQAALMNLSDNVARRAVRDPAAPLTKSQFTPFGQMALTVALLCLAWYAASNRFSQSQSDNRRAGLGVVEQNIPRQAVEFLKEAGASPEVYSSMGDSNYLLWAAHDKFRVYVDGRLEVYGDEFLREYFTGHSDIDALAARYGISTVIVQRDSFGWLLAELAANPQWALVHLDHRNLVYVKDFPANAGLIARYRIDPNQPFTPRTPEPDESIGGFARLIGGVGRPWYSVGMARTFLTFGAIDNAETYLGKALEHYPNDVDARVLMSVVQTVRGRPSEAERLVAGLSLTPAQITDQMFALSELLRAGGRYAEAVSALARARESAPEDVTILTRLAETCILAKDLPRAIEAFRAAIAQTPADARLWMRLGICLESQSDGAGAIAAYREAVRISPGLFTVQNQLGTLLARQGDFAGARKCFETALRIRPDYESAKANLERLGPSAEKKQ